The nucleotide sequence CTCTAAAATCACTTTCAGGATAACCTTCTAAGACTACATCAACCCAGTGGTCCATTATATTAACTCTTTTTCCCCTCATGGCTGCAACAGGAAAGTCAGTGGCAAATAGTACCCTACTGGAATGAATATAATTAAAAACTATTTGCAGTACTGTAACATCCATAACCATGGAAGTATCAAGATAAACATTGTTAAGATTCCTTATTGATTCAATTGCATTTTTCATTTCCAGGGGATGATAACATCTTCCACAATGTGCTAATACTATACTTGCATTTGGATAATGCTCTGCAATCTTTCTTACACCCCTCTGCACTTCCGTATCTGCAAGTCTCCCGGATCTTGGAACATGAAGCAAAACCACAAGGCCTAATTCATTTGCAAGTTCCATTTCAACAGGTCCTATCATGTCCTCTACCCGAACATTACCATAATCATTTCCTACCCAGTCCAGATATACTTTGTATCCATAATAACCATTTTCCAGAATTTCCTGTCTTAATACTTCAGCTGGTACCTTATTCTTTCCGGTTACCCTCAGCGGGTACAAACCCTTGGTACCAGAATACTTGGCAATGTAACTGTTTGTCTTGTCAATATCTACGGCAGGAGTAGGTTGTCCAAAACATACAGCACTATATGTCTTGTCGGGAAACATCCTTCTCCCATCTTCTAGAAGCTTTTCCATCCCATATTCCAACTCTGTGGTCATATAACGGGCAGCGGAAAATGTGCCAAGGGAAGCTGAATTCAGAGCATTGTAGGCATCTTGTTTTTCCTTGCTGATCCACTGTCCGGCTATCCATGAATGAGTATGAAAATCTAGAATTTCTTCTGGAAGTGTTGGTGATATTACCTTTTTATAAAAAGGCATATCTACTTTTTCATAGCGTTCTTGTTCTGTCAATATAATCCCCCTCCTATAATTCTTGCATGCCCTAGCTCAGTAATTATTCACAGCTAATGATTTTAATAATTATTTTAGCTAAATATTTAGTTTAAATTAGCTGAATATTCAGTTTAAATATGTAAAGAATTCATTATTTTAAATCTATCCTGATATATTAAATCAGTATAGAAGAATTCTATATTTATAGTGAATATCCTTCTTTAATGAATATATTTTCGATATCTTTTGCGTTATTTTTATTTAATTATTATTTTTGTATTCTTTTTTTCAAAATTTGTTATTAAGCCGCTTATACATCCCTTTTCCACGCTCTCATGTGGCAACGTCCGGTACAATTTCCATTTTCATCGTACTCAATATTATAATTCATTTCATATCCATGTTTTCTTGCCACAGGCGGATAAAGATGCGGGCAATGCATACAATAGTTAAGTTCCCCTCCAAATATTTCCCTGTTACGGGATTTCAGTTCGGCAATAGAAGGGCAGGCATGCATATCCATACAAAAGACATCATTCTCAATTTTTACTGTGTAATCGGCTTTTTCCTCTTCCAGAGCACCGCCCCAGTATTCCAGCATACCATCTAAGCCTTTTTCCCGAATTAATTTATCCAGATGCTTGCAGTAGTTTTCGGAAATTGCTCTCCAGAGAGCTTTAACATAATGAGGGCCATCTTTTTCATATATATATTTAAAAGTTTCATTATATACTACAATAAAATCAGCTATTCTCATGCCTCACTCCCCCTTTTGAAAATCCATCTGCATTGACCCTTGCCATTGCAGTATGCCATAGAAAACTCACAATTACATAGTTGTGCAAAATATGTATTCATTATTTCGTGATGACGGCAGTAATGGAGACATGGTCTTGCACATGACATATCTGACTCGGACATAATTTGGTAATCGATGCAATCTTCAATTTCAAAGGTAAGACTTTCCTCATCTTCTTTCATTGAGTATGTGGTACCGTCAGTATTGAAAACATCGACATAATAATCGCGTATCCCCTCAAGGCCTGTTTCTTTTATTTTCTGTATTAACTCAGGATAACAGCGTTTTGTTATCTCAAGGATATATTCATCAAATCCTTCCACTCCATACTGAGCCGTAAACCAGTTAAAAATAACATTATATGCTATATACCAATCTCTGCTTGGCGCCACATTTTTCACTCCAATCACTCATATTATCTTATATAATTATAATCCTGTAAGTCTTACAGGCCTGTTTTCTTTTATAGAAACTTCTGCTGCCCACTGCATTTCAAAACTGTTATAATTGTCCCAAATAGAAGTTTCAGGCACTCTATTTTCCTCAATGCATTGGATCAAGTGCAAGAGTACCTTCTGCTGTTCAGAAAAGCATCTATGGGTTTCTTCTTTGCAGTTATTTACCTGACTGTCTTTTCCTTTGCATAATTCTTTGGATAATTCTCCTGTTAGCTTGTATGTATCTCTATTTGTTTTATCGCTGATATTTTCCAAAACTTTGGGTTGGCCTTCTGCAGGGATATAAATAACCTGTCCCTTCTCATCTAAGGTTAACAACCCTTTATCTCCAAACATTGTAATCTTTCCATCCCATAAAGTTTCAGCTCCCCGGCTTGACCAGGTACCGGTATAATTTACTATTACACCATCCTCCATTTTTATAATAGCCTCAACGGATGCTCTGTCCCTAAACTCACACCAAGGCTGTTTATATGCAACGGAATATATTTCTGTGCAGTTTTTTCCTGTGATATAGCGCATAAGATCAAAATGATGAATTGATACATCTTTCAGGAGAGGCAACTCCATATTTGTCCGATAACCCCACAGATTTTCCGGTCTGCGGAATTCATATAATATATTGGATATTTGACCGGCAATATTATTTTGCGCAGCCCATTTTAAAGTTCTGATATGATTATGGAAGCGGTAATTCTGGGCTACCATAAATTTTTGATCAGGATGTTTTTTGGCTTCTTCACATAATTGGGCAGCTTCTTGCAAATTTGCAGTTACAGGTTTTTCGCAGATAATATGCATGCCCTTCTTCAGGGCAAGGTCACAAGCCCTTGCATGCATATGTGTGGGAAGTACGATAACAGCAATATCTGCATCACATTCATAAATTGCTTTTTCAATATTGTCATAAAAGTCGTGAGGTGTCCTTGTCACAGGTGGTAACTTTGAAAATGATTCCATAGATGAAGCACATACACCTATAAGCTCAGTAACCTCCAGTCTGGTAATTTCTTTATACCAGGTTGTGCCATATATCCCGCTGGCACCCAGCAATAGAACCTTATATTTTTTCATATACCACCTCAATAAGAATTCTTTGTTTACATAGGCAATTATGATTTTATCATAAATATAAAGTAATAGATATCATAAATTTTTGTAGGTACAAATTTATTCTGGGCAAAAATTTAATCTTGGTATATAAATTTAGGTATATAAAAGATTACATAATTGATGAAATATTTTTTTTGATGGTATAATTAGTGATATAATTTTTGGAAACACTGGAGATGCTTAATTATGAATGTTTATCTAATAGACCTGGATGGAACTTTATATCGAGGAAATGAACCTATTGAACATGCTGCTGAATTTATAGACTATCTTAATAAGAATAATAGAAAATATCTTCTCACTACAAATTGCCCTCTAAATAATCCTGATGGTATTGTCGCAAGACTTAAGGCAATGGGTATAACTACAACAGCAGATAATGTTCTAACCAGTTCAATGGCTTGCAGAGATTATCTTTTAAAGCATCATTCTGGAAAAAGGGTGTTTGTGATAGGTTCACCCAGTTTTCTAGAAATTCTGCAAACTTCAGGGATTCATTTAACAAATCATCTTTCAGAAAGAGAATATTCAGAAGTAGTGGTAATAGGATATGACCAGCAAATGACTTACTCACAGTTAAAACGTGCATGTATCAATATTTTGAATGGTGCAGAATTTATAACTACTAATATGGATAATGTAATCCCTCACGGACAAACATTCATTCCTCATACGGGTTCAATAACCGCTGCCGTTCAGTATGCAGTTAATAAGGAGCCTGTTATTATCGGGAAACCTTTTAGGCATATGTTTGACAGTGCGGTAAAAATGCTGGGATGCAATAGAGAAGACTGTGTAGTTATTGGTGATAGACTGGACACTGACATATTATTCGCAAAAAACAATAATATACCTGGGTATTTGGTTTTTACCGGAGTAACAACACATTCTGATTTAGAAAAAAGCTCCATAAAACCCGACAAGTGCTTTAATACTCTAAAGGACATAATTCAAATGGAAACTGGGGATATTGGGGACATTTCTGTT is from Clostridiaceae bacterium and encodes:
- a CDS encoding amidohydrolase family protein gives rise to the protein MTEQERYEKVDMPFYKKVISPTLPEEILDFHTHSWIAGQWISKEKQDAYNALNSASLGTFSAARYMTTELEYGMEKLLEDGRRMFPDKTYSAVCFGQPTPAVDIDKTNSYIAKYSGTKGLYPLRVTGKNKVPAEVLRQEILENGYYGYKVYLDWVGNDYGNVRVEDMIGPVEMELANELGLVVLLHVPRSGRLADTEVQRGVRKIAEHYPNASIVLAHCGRCYHPLEMKNAIESIRNLNNVYLDTSMVMDVTVLQIVFNYIHSSRVLFATDFPVAAMRGKRVNIMDHWVDVVLEGYPESDFRVGSNNMRASFMAYEIILAINIAAEMSGISVEKTKDIYYNNGIKLLKKAMSCR
- a CDS encoding HAD-IIA family hydrolase, coding for MNVYLIDLDGTLYRGNEPIEHAAEFIDYLNKNNRKYLLTTNCPLNNPDGIVARLKAMGITTTADNVLTSSMACRDYLLKHHSGKRVFVIGSPSFLEILQTSGIHLTNHLSEREYSEVVVIGYDQQMTYSQLKRACINILNGAEFITTNMDNVIPHGQTFIPHTGSITAAVQYAVNKEPVIIGKPFRHMFDSAVKMLGCNREDCVVIGDRLDTDILFAKNNNIPGYLVFTGVTTHSDLEKSSIKPDKCFNTLKDIIQMETGDIGDISV
- a CDS encoding Gfo/Idh/MocA family oxidoreductase, translating into MKKYKVLLLGASGIYGTTWYKEITRLEVTELIGVCASSMESFSKLPPVTRTPHDFYDNIEKAIYECDADIAVIVLPTHMHARACDLALKKGMHIICEKPVTANLQEAAQLCEEAKKHPDQKFMVAQNYRFHNHIRTLKWAAQNNIAGQISNILYEFRRPENLWGYRTNMELPLLKDVSIHHFDLMRYITGKNCTEIYSVAYKQPWCEFRDRASVEAIIKMEDGVIVNYTGTWSSRGAETLWDGKITMFGDKGLLTLDEKGQVIYIPAEGQPKVLENISDKTNRDTYKLTGELSKELCKGKDSQVNNCKEETHRCFSEQQKVLLHLIQCIEENRVPETSIWDNYNSFEMQWAAEVSIKENRPVRLTGL